Within the Pseudarthrobacter sp. W1I19 genome, the region GCTCTTCCAGGCCTATCGCGAGCAGGACTTTCCGCTCACGGTGATTCGGCCGTCCCACACCTATGACCGCACCAAGATCGCCATGGTGGGCGGCTGGACGGACATCCACCGAATGCGTGCCGGACTGCCGGTCATGGTGCATGGCGACGGCACCTCGCTCTGGACACTGACCCACAGCCGGGACTTCGCCAAGGCGTTCGTGGGGCTGCTGGGACGCCCGCAGGCAGTGGGCGAAAGCTACACCATCACCTCGGACGAGTACCTGCCCTGGAACCAGATCTACCAGCTGTTCGCCCGGGCGGCAGGGGTTCCGGAACCGGAACTGGTCCACGTCGCCTCGGAGACCATCGCCGCCCACAGCGACGAGCTGGGCCCGAACCTGCTGGGCGACCGCTCCCACTCGGTCATTTTCGACAACACCAAAATCAAATCCCTGGTGCCCGACTACTGCGCAACCATCCCCTTTGCTGACGGCGCGCAGGAGATCGTGGACTGGTACGACGCCAACCCTGATCTCCAGGTGGTGGACCGGAAATTTATGGACCTTAGCGACCGGTTGACCGGCTGGGCCCGCGGCGGAGCCTGAGCTGCCCGGAGCCCCGCCGGGTCGCGAGTCCCGCCAGTCATTTCTACAACGTTCTAAATACCGTCTTTTGCGTTGTCCCGCAAGGGCTTGTTTTCTTCGTACACCTCACACTAGGTTACTGGGGAAGCGTTTTCCCATCCGAGATTTGAAAGGATTCACTGATGAATCCGAGCCGTACCCCCGCGCGCGTCCTGTCCGTCGCCGCCGTCGGAATTGCCCTCACGTTCGGCTGCCTCACAGCCCCGGCCTCCGCCGTCGGCCCCTCTCCCAAGCCAGGCACGCCCGGCATCCAGCTGGACCACCTGGACCGCGGCCTGGTGGCCGCCAAGACATCAGAAGGAGTGTTCCTCAGCTGGCGCCTGCTCGGCCACGAAGCCACCGGCTCCTCCGCCACGGGCGTCACCGGCACGGACTTCAATGTCTACCGGGACGGCCAGAAGCTGGCAACCGTCACGGACAGCACCAATTTCCAGGACACGGCCGGAACCGCAACGTCCGAGTACCAGGTGCGTGCCGTCGTCGGCGGCGTTGAACTGGACCGCAGCGCCACCGCCACGTCCTGGGGCGGCAACTTCAAGGACATTCCGCTGAAGAAGCCGGCCGACGGCGTCACGCCCGCCGGCCAGGCCTACACGTACGCCGCCAACGATGCCTCCATCGGCGACGTGGACGGCGACGGCCAGTACGAGTTCGTCGTCAAATGGGACCCGAACAACTCCAAGGACGTCTCGCAGGTGGGCTACACCGGCAACACCTACGTGGACACCTACAAAGCTGACGGCACCCTGCTCCACCGGATCGACCTGGGCGTCAACATCCGCTCCGGCGCGCACTATACCCAGTTGCTGGTCAACGATTTCGACGGCGACGGCCGGGCCGAGATGATGATGAAAACCGCCCCCGGGACCAAGAGCACCAACTTCAACGCCGACGGCAGTGTCGCCTCAGAGAACTTCATTTCACTGCTGCAGCAGGACATCAACGCCGGCTACTCAAACTCGGATGACTACCGGATGAGCGCCGCAGACTACTACCAGCACATGGTCAAGACGTTCCAGGGCTGGACCGAGCACCCCGAAGTCAAGGCCGGACACTGGCCCGCCACGCTCGAGGAAGCGTTCGGTATCTCGAAGAAGTACCAGTACCCGCTGTCCCAGGCAGACGCCGAGGCCTTGACTGACTACTTCATGGACGTCTATGCCCCGTCCCGCAGCGCCCGCAACAACCTGCGCGCCTTCGAAGGCTTCATCGTCTCCGGCCCCGAGTACCTCACCGTGTTCGAGGGTGCCACGGGCAAGGAGCTGAAGACGGTTGCCTACGAGCCGGGCCGGCACGACGACGGACTCATGTGGGGCGACTACGCCATGGCCCGCATCGAGCCGGGCAACCGCGTGGACCGCTTCCTGGCCGGGGTCGCCTACCTGGACGGCAAGAAGCCGGCCGCGGTTTTCGCCCGAGGCTACTACACGCGCAGCACGCTCGCCGCCTACACCTGGGACGGGTCAGATCTCGCGCCCGTGTGGAATGTGGATTCAGGCTGGACGCCCATGACCAACCCGTTCAACGATTCCCCGCACGGCCGCGACGGCACCGATCCCGAGCTCGGCAAGTTCACAACCCAGGGCTTCCATTCTTTGAGCGCCTCTGATGTGGACGGCGACGGCAAGCAGGAGATCGTCTACGGCTCGGCCACAATCGACGACGACGGGTCCCTGCTGTACAGCTCGTTCGACACCCTGCCGGCCGGCAGCGCCGTACCCGGCGAAGAGGCGCGCCTGGGCCACGGCGACGCCATGCACGTCACCGACATCGACCCGGCCCGTCCCGGCAAGGAAATTTTCACCGTCCACGAAGGTGCCACCTACGCGCCCTACGGCTACGCCATGCGTGACGCCGCCACCGGTGACGTCCTCTTCGGTGCCTACTCCGGCAAGGACACCGGCCGCGGCATGATCGGTGACGTGGATCCCACCGTTCCCGGCATTGAGAACTGGGCCATCGGCATGCAGTCCGCCGACGGCGACAAGCTTTCCACGTCCACTCCGGGCACCAACATGAGCATCAAATGGGCTGCGGACATGACCACGCAAATTGTCAACGGCGCCGGGGACCAGACGCCCACCATCGATGACTGGAAGCGCGGCAGGCTCCTCACCGCAACGGACACCCGTACCAACAACGGCACCAAGGGCACACCAAGCCTGGTGGCGGATGTAGTGGGCGACTGGCGCGAGGAACTGCTGGTGCGGACGGCGGACAGCTCCGCGCTGCGGATGTACCTCAGCACCGAGGTAACCAACCACAAGCTCTACACGCTGATGCATGACCCCCAGTACCGCGCAGAGGTTGCCCGGCAGAACACCGCCTACAACCAGCCCGCCTACACGGACTTCTACTTCGCCTCGGACATGGATTTCGGCAATGTTCCCCTGCGCGCGGCCTGGCTGCCCGGCAGCGTGAAGGCACTGCAGCATGTGCTGGAGGACCTGGTGGAGTCTGGAGACGTGGCGGGGCCTGTGGGCAGCCAGCTGGCTGCCAGCGTGCAGCAGGCAGCGAAAGCAGTGGAAGACGGCGATGCCGGCAAGGCAGCACAGGCGCTGAAGCGTTTCGTGGATTTCCTCGGCCAGCAGAAGGGCCCTGACAAGGTGTCCGACACCGCCCGCGTATCCCTGACGTACAACGCAGAAAATATTCTGCGGGCCTTCGAGGGGTAGGACGGCCGGATAGGGGAGAGACTGTTGCAATGACACTTGCACCGCTGATCAAACTCAACGACGGTAACTCCATCCCCCAACTGGGCCTTGGCACCTGGCCGCTGGACGACGATCAGGCGGCCACCGCCGTCGTACAAGCCCTGGAAACCGGGTACCGGCACATCGATACTGCCGCGAAATACGGCAACGAGCGCGGCGTCGGGAACGGTGTCCGGGCCAGCGGTGTGGACCGCGGGGACCTGTTCATCACCACCAAGCTGGACGGCCAGTACCAGGGCAACGACCGCGCCGTTGAGGGGCTGGACGGTGCGCTGGAGCGGCTGGGGCTCGACTATGTTGATCTTCTCCTGATCCACTGGCCGCTCCCCCAGCGCGATGAATATGTGTCCACGTGGAAGACCTTTGAGCGGTTGCAGGCGGAGGGCAAGGTGCGTTCCATCGGCGTTTCCAACTTCAAGCGGGCCCACCTCGAGCGGCTCATGGCCGAAACGGAGGTGGTGCCGGCGGTGAACCAGATCCAGCTCAGCCCGGCTATTACCCGGGCCGCGGAGCGGGAGTTCCACGAAAAGCATGGCATCATCACGGAGTCTTACAGCCCGCTGGGTGGATCCGGGGCCAGCCTGCTTGATGCTCCCATCCTGTCCCAACTGGCCGAAAAACATGGAAAAACGCCCGGTCAACTGGTCCTGCGCTGGCATATTCAGCACGGACTTGTAACGATTCCGAAAACAGCAAATCCGGAGCGGATGGGGGAGAACCTGGACATCTTTGATTTCGCCCTGGATCCGCAGGATCTCGCGGAATTGGCCATCCTCGACGAGGGTCCGGGGGCAGGCAATGATTCCGACGTGACGGGGCACTGAAAAAGGCCTGAACTGCGCTTTTTGTTATCTTCGGGGTTGGCAAACAGATAGTAAGCATGATTACTATTGAGGCAGAAGGATGAAGTGCTTCCGGGATCCGGAGGCCTCCTTTACTTAGGAAGAGGAACGAAAAATGGGATTTATTGCATTTCTGATTCTCGGACTTATTGCTGGTGCGATCGCTAAGGCGATCCTTCCGGGCAGGCAGGGTGGCGGCTGGCTCGTCACGCTCGTCCTGGGCGTCGTTGGAGCACTCCTCGGCGGTTGGATCGGCGGAATGATCTTCGGCAGCGGACTGCAGGAGTTCTTCTCCCTGCAGACGTGGCTGCTGGCCATCGGCGGCGCACTCATCGTGCTGCTGGTCTACGGCCTGGTCACGAACCGCGGCGCGCGCCGCTAAGCGGAGCGCAAGCCAGGGAAACCGGCCTGGGGACATCATCCCTGGGCCGGTTTTCCCTTTCCCGGCTTCTGGGTTTCCTGGGCCGGAACTGAAAACCTTCTCACGGAGCAGGAGTTCATCATGAAAAACAAACTTCTTTTGGGTATCGGAATCGCCACCGGGTACGTTCTCGGATCCCGGTCGGGCCGGGCCGCCTACGACAAGCTGAAGGCGCGGGCTGCCGGTATCTGGGACAGCAAGCCTGTCCAGGACAAGGTGACGGTCGCTACCGAGGCCATCAAGGAAAAGGCCCCCGAAGTCGCGGATCAGCTCACAGAAGCGGCCCGCCGTGCAGGCACCGTGATCGGTTCTGCAATGCACCGCGACGGCTCTTCCGGCAACGGCAAGCCTTCAACGTCCGACGGCGGCACCTCAGCAGGTGCTCCTGCCGGCACTTCAAGCGGGCTTGGCACGTCGGGTACCGCCGGCACCACTGGCACGGCCTCTGCAGCAAGCACTCCGGCCTCGGCCGAGGGCCTTGATGACAGCCATATCCCTGCGCACAGCACGCACCCGGAGACGCTCAACCTGGATACCTCCAGCGGCGAAGGGCAGTCCAAAGCGTAGGTATCCGACTGCTCATGACTAGGCATATCCCCTGTGACAAGTGGCCAGCCACGCTCATGTGCTACAACTAGATGGTTTTGCTGGCCGTCGCGATCCTTGGGGGACGCGGCGGCCGGCGGCGTTTAACCCGACTGGTGTTTTCAGCTGGCGGGAGTTTTGACTGCCTGGCCCCTTCAACTGGCATCTTCACTGGTCTGCAACTTGGGCTCAAAAATGCTGCAGTTGCCGTTCGCCCCGGAGTTTTCCACATAGCATCCGTTGCAGCCACTTTTGTCAGTGCCCTTTGGCAGAGTTGACCTATGGAAGCCATTGGGGAACGGCCAGAGCAGTACGACGGTAACGTCGTGGTGCTCGAACGGGCCGGGGTTACTACCCCTGCTGCCCCTTCGGGCTTTGACGATCCCACAGCGGTCGGCTCCGGTTCCTTCACCGCTTCCAGTCCTTATGCACACGCTGACTACGACGACGGCGCCCCGCTTAGTCCCGGCTGGCCCCTCCACGCTGTACCCACCGAGCCCACGCCGGCTGATGGCGAACCGGCCGCGCCAGCGGAGACTGACTCCGCACCGACCGGACCCGCGGAGGCTGCTTCAGCACTCACCGGGACGGCGACAGGGCCGGCTCCGGCAGATTCCCTGCTTGTTGGGGAGCCGTTGGGTCTGGCGGAGCTCGGCAGGCTCGTGGCCCAGGCTGCTGCTGCCGCACCGTCGGTACTTGCCGGGGCCAGCTATGTTGAAGCCGCCAAATACGCCAGCGACGTGGAGGAAATTTCCCGGTCGGTGGAGTACCTGCAGATCCTGTCTGCCGGGACCGTGGACCGGACCCGCACCCAGGCCATCGCCGCCGCGGACGCCGCCCGCGCAGGCCGCTCCCGCACCCGCACCGGCCCCGGCACCGGCAAGGGCTGGGTCACCGGCTGGGACAATGGCGTCGAGACCCTCAACGAAGTCAAAGCCCTGAACGAAACAGACACCAGCTGGCCCGGCCAACCAGCAGCACGCCTCACCTCACCGGCCGATGACGGTTGCGCCAATGCCGCAGAGTCCCTCCGGCTCCTCTTGCGGATTGGCAAAAGCGAAGCCAACCGCCGCCTGGCCCTGGCAAAAGACATCCTGCCCGCCACCACCCTCACCGGCGACACCGTCCCCGCAGCCCGCCAGCACCTCGCCGCCGCCCTCACCCCCACACCCACCAACACCAGAACTGGGACCTCCAACACCGAAGCCAGCACCAGCACCGAGGACAGCACTGGCCCCGGCAGCGAGGACACCATGGGCATCGACGACGGAGTGCAGGGCACAGCCGCTGCCTGCCCGGCGGTCTCGTCCCGGGCAGGGACGATCATCGCCCTGACCCTGAACCGGCTCCAGCACCTCACCACACCCGAGAAACTGGCCCTGATCGAAGAAAACCTCACCACCACCGCGGCCACAGCGGACCCGGACTTCTTGGCCCGCGTCGCCCGCCGCTGGGCCGACACCATCGACGCCGACGGCACCGAACCCAGCGAAGAAGCCCTCCGCCACACCCAAGGCGCCTTCATCCGCAAACCCCGCCACGGCCTGCACCACCTCGAAATCTTCGCCACCACCGACCAATACGAACACCTCCTCACCGTCATGAACACCGCCACCAACCGCCGCACCACCACACCCATGCACGGCACACTCACGGCAGCCGCCTCAGCGACCGGTGCCGCCCTGGCAGCGACCACGGAAACCAAGGTTGATGGCACCGGCACAACGGGCAGCCAGGAGCACGCCAGTCAGCACGGATCAGACCAGGACGGGGTTTGGAACGAGACCAACGCCGGCCCGGACCTGGACCGCCGCACCCGCCCGCAAAAACAACTCGACGGACTCGTCAGCGCCGCCAAAACAGCCCTGGCCACCGAAGCCCTGCCCACCACAGGCGGCAACCGCCCCCAAATCATCGCCACCATCAACTACCAAGACCTCCTCCCCCACCACACCAGCGCCACCAACACCCCCACAGGCACAGAAACAAGCACCGGCACCAACGCCCCGGCCAGCACCCCGCCAGGTCCCGGCACCAACGCCCCGACCAGCACGGACACCACGACAGGCACCGGCACGGGGAACTTTGTCTTCACCGGGCCCGTCGCCGCCGCCACCCTGCGAAAAATCGCCTGCGACGCCGACATCATCCCCGCACTCCTCGGCACCCACGGCGAACTCCTGGACCTCGGCCGCAAAACCCGGCTCTTCACCCCAGCCCAACGCACCGCCCTCACCACCCGCGACCAAGGCTGCGCCTTCCCCAACTGCACCATCCCCGCCCCCTGGTGCGAAGCCCACCACATCACCTACTGGTCCCACGGCGGCCCCACCAACATCGACAACGGAGTCCTCCTCTGCAGCGGCCACCACCACCTCATCCACAAAGAACAATGGACCATCACCACCACCAACAACACCCCCTGGTTCACACCCCCAAAACACCTCGACCCCCACCAAAAACCCCAACAAAACACCTACTTCAAACCACCCCCACCACCCCGCGAATAAACCACGCGGAGGAACCCGCGGTCCTCCGAGCGGCAACAAAAGAGGCGCCGAAAGCGGTGCACTACTGGGAGCGGAAAGTGCCAACCACTACAGTTCCATCCAGCTCCTCAGAGTGGACAGTCCCCGCGGCCAGACCCGCCGCGGCCATGACGGAGGCAGTTCCTGCTGCCTGGCGCTCACTGGTTTCAATGGCGAGAAGACCGGTGGAATCCAACCACTCCGAGGCTTCGCCGATGATCCGGCGGTGGAGGCTCAAGCCGTCCGGGCCGCCGTCGAGCGAGATCCTCGGCTCGTAGATCCTGGCCTCGGGCGGCATGGTCGGCAGCACGTCCGTGGGCACGTATGGAGCATTCACTACAATGAGCTGCACCTGTCCCCTGAACCGGGAGGGAAGCGCGGCGTAAAGATCCCCTTGATGAACCTGCCCGCCTACCGGCGCAAGGTTGCGGCGTGCGCACGCCACCGCAACGGAGTCAATGTCGGCGGCATGAAGTTCCTTCACCGGCACCTGGGAGGCAACCGCAATACCAACAGCTCCGGATCCACAACAAAGATCGATTACAACGCCAGCCTCCCCACCCATAGCGAGGCGTTGCTTCAGCAGGGCCACGGCCTCAGAAACAAGCAGTTCGGTGCGCCGGCGCGGGACAAAGACACCTGGCTCAACGGCAATGCGCAGTCCGCTGAAACCCGCCCAGCCAAGAATGTATTCAAGCGGCTCACCGGAAACACGGCGGCCAATCCATTCGGCGAGCTCATCGCGGTCGGGCGTCCCGGACAACAGCAGCTGAGCTTCTTCTTCGGCGAAAACGCAACCCGCCGACCTCAGCACGGTGACAATGTCGGCAAAAAGGGGACGAGCAGGTAATGCCGGACGCGGCATGGGAACGCCTTTCGGTGGGCCTGCAGGCACTCGCGTGTCTTCCAGCGGCCTATCCGAACTGGCCGTAGCGGCCCGGGCGGCACACGAAGGGAGCACCCGAAACTGTTGAAGCAGGAATGGGCCTCACCTCCTTTTGCCATGGCTGAAATCCAATGCTAAACCGTAGTTCCCTTGAATGCGGTCACTTTGTTGGCAGGATGGAGCCATGACTTCCCCCGCCCATCACCCCATCATCTGGACCGGCGCCTACACCCCCGACGGCGGCGGCCGCGCAGAAGGGATCGGAGCCTTGTCCGCCCACCCGGACGGGACGTTGGAATGGCTGGGCACGGCAACCAAGGCGGATTCGCCGTCGTTCGTTGCTGTCCACCCCGAGCTGCCCGTGGTGTACTCGGTGGCCGAGCAGCGCAAAATGGTGCAGGCCTTCCGGCGAACAGGCGAGTTCAGGCTTGAGCCCCTGGGCGACCCGCAACCCGCCGGAGAAGCGACCTGCCACGTGGCAGTGGACCCCCAGGGGCGCTTCCTCACCGCCACGTGCTGGGGCGACGGTCAAGTACTTCTCTACGAACTGGATTCCGACGGCGGCATCACGGCCCGATTTCCCGCGCCCGCTTCAGCGGA harbors:
- a CDS encoding SDR family oxidoreductase, with product MVNPLVHEAYTVAPKSILFIGGTGVISAAAAQRAAALGHRLTILNRGQSTRPVPEGVETLSADVRDASAVRESLAGREFDAVADFITYTPEQAKASLDLFAGRTRQYVFISSASAYQKPPTRLPIRESTPLKNPFWQYSRDKIACEELLFQAYREQDFPLTVIRPSHTYDRTKIAMVGGWTDIHRMRAGLPVMVHGDGTSLWTLTHSRDFAKAFVGLLGRPQAVGESYTITSDEYLPWNQIYQLFARAAGVPEPELVHVASETIAAHSDELGPNLLGDRSHSVIFDNTKIKSLVPDYCATIPFADGAQEIVDWYDANPDLQVVDRKFMDLSDRLTGWARGGA
- a CDS encoding aldo/keto reductase, with amino-acid sequence MTLAPLIKLNDGNSIPQLGLGTWPLDDDQAATAVVQALETGYRHIDTAAKYGNERGVGNGVRASGVDRGDLFITTKLDGQYQGNDRAVEGLDGALERLGLDYVDLLLIHWPLPQRDEYVSTWKTFERLQAEGKVRSIGVSNFKRAHLERLMAETEVVPAVNQIQLSPAITRAAEREFHEKHGIITESYSPLGGSGASLLDAPILSQLAEKHGKTPGQLVLRWHIQHGLVTIPKTANPERMGENLDIFDFALDPQDLAELAILDEGPGAGNDSDVTGH
- a CDS encoding rhamnogalacturonan lyase, with the protein product MNPSRTPARVLSVAAVGIALTFGCLTAPASAVGPSPKPGTPGIQLDHLDRGLVAAKTSEGVFLSWRLLGHEATGSSATGVTGTDFNVYRDGQKLATVTDSTNFQDTAGTATSEYQVRAVVGGVELDRSATATSWGGNFKDIPLKKPADGVTPAGQAYTYAANDASIGDVDGDGQYEFVVKWDPNNSKDVSQVGYTGNTYVDTYKADGTLLHRIDLGVNIRSGAHYTQLLVNDFDGDGRAEMMMKTAPGTKSTNFNADGSVASENFISLLQQDINAGYSNSDDYRMSAADYYQHMVKTFQGWTEHPEVKAGHWPATLEEAFGISKKYQYPLSQADAEALTDYFMDVYAPSRSARNNLRAFEGFIVSGPEYLTVFEGATGKELKTVAYEPGRHDDGLMWGDYAMARIEPGNRVDRFLAGVAYLDGKKPAAVFARGYYTRSTLAAYTWDGSDLAPVWNVDSGWTPMTNPFNDSPHGRDGTDPELGKFTTQGFHSLSASDVDGDGKQEIVYGSATIDDDGSLLYSSFDTLPAGSAVPGEEARLGHGDAMHVTDIDPARPGKEIFTVHEGATYAPYGYAMRDAATGDVLFGAYSGKDTGRGMIGDVDPTVPGIENWAIGMQSADGDKLSTSTPGTNMSIKWAADMTTQIVNGAGDQTPTIDDWKRGRLLTATDTRTNNGTKGTPSLVADVVGDWREELLVRTADSSALRMYLSTEVTNHKLYTLMHDPQYRAEVARQNTAYNQPAYTDFYFASDMDFGNVPLRAAWLPGSVKALQHVLEDLVESGDVAGPVGSQLAASVQQAAKAVEDGDAGKAAQALKRFVDFLGQQKGPDKVSDTARVSLTYNAENILRAFEG
- a CDS encoding DUF222 domain-containing protein, giving the protein MEAIGERPEQYDGNVVVLERAGVTTPAAPSGFDDPTAVGSGSFTASSPYAHADYDDGAPLSPGWPLHAVPTEPTPADGEPAAPAETDSAPTGPAEAASALTGTATGPAPADSLLVGEPLGLAELGRLVAQAAAAAPSVLAGASYVEAAKYASDVEEISRSVEYLQILSAGTVDRTRTQAIAAADAARAGRSRTRTGPGTGKGWVTGWDNGVETLNEVKALNETDTSWPGQPAARLTSPADDGCANAAESLRLLLRIGKSEANRRLALAKDILPATTLTGDTVPAARQHLAAALTPTPTNTRTGTSNTEASTSTEDSTGPGSEDTMGIDDGVQGTAAACPAVSSRAGTIIALTLNRLQHLTTPEKLALIEENLTTTAATADPDFLARVARRWADTIDADGTEPSEEALRHTQGAFIRKPRHGLHHLEIFATTDQYEHLLTVMNTATNRRTTTPMHGTLTAAASATGAALAATTETKVDGTGTTGSQEHASQHGSDQDGVWNETNAGPDLDRRTRPQKQLDGLVSAAKTALATEALPTTGGNRPQIIATINYQDLLPHHTSATNTPTGTETSTGTNAPASTPPGPGTNAPTSTDTTTGTGTGNFVFTGPVAAATLRKIACDADIIPALLGTHGELLDLGRKTRLFTPAQRTALTTRDQGCAFPNCTIPAPWCEAHHITYWSHGGPTNIDNGVLLCSGHHHLIHKEQWTITTTNNTPWFTPPKHLDPHQKPQQNTYFKPPPPPRE
- a CDS encoding GlsB/YeaQ/YmgE family stress response membrane protein, translating into MGFIAFLILGLIAGAIAKAILPGRQGGGWLVTLVLGVVGALLGGWIGGMIFGSGLQEFFSLQTWLLAIGGALIVLLVYGLVTNRGARR
- a CDS encoding putative protein N(5)-glutamine methyltransferase, coding for MPRPALPARPLFADIVTVLRSAGCVFAEEEAQLLLSGTPDRDELAEWIGRRVSGEPLEYILGWAGFSGLRIAVEPGVFVPRRRTELLVSEAVALLKQRLAMGGEAGVVIDLCCGSGAVGIAVASQVPVKELHAADIDSVAVACARRNLAPVGGQVHQGDLYAALPSRFRGQVQLIVVNAPYVPTDVLPTMPPEARIYEPRISLDGGPDGLSLHRRIIGEASEWLDSTGLLAIETSERQAAGTASVMAAAGLAAGTVHSEELDGTVVVGTFRSQ